GTGAGGATGTCACTGTACATATGGACTCAGTTGGGcttttaaaaacacagaaaccacCAATGCTTATTTAAGTGTAGAGGTTCTACTACTGAGAAACTTTAGGATATCCAGGTTACGGGCTCCCTTCCTCCAAAGACATCCCTCTTCCCACAGCCAAGCACCAACTGGATCCCTAACACACTTACAGGTTTCCTTATGTCAACTTACTGGGACTATATACAGTCAGGCGTAGGTTTTTACAAACCACAGGCCTAAAAAAGAAACTGATTGATCCAATAAAGCCGACTTGGATTGAGGTACCCACCCCTAGTCCCAACACAACCCAAGTACACACCCTTCCCTTGCACCCCCCCACCAAATGCCACCCTCCTGTGGGTGGACCCTGTGAAGCTCAGCGAATGGTATATCTAACATAGGGCACTTCCACATCTTCATCTGACAGGTCGTTACAGCACAGCTCAAACACCAGGGCTTTGACATGTTTGCCTAGCTTCTTTTTGGACACTTTGGTCACAATCTCAGTCATCctgcaaaacaaagaaaaagaacacaGCTGAGttaagaaacaaaacaacacaaatagGAGAAGTTGATGTGTAGGTAAAGTATGAACTCACGGTAGGTCCAGTCTTTCTTTAAGTTTGGCAGCAGGCATGAAAAATGAATAGAGCATGGACACTCCCTGAGAAAGCATCGTGATCTCCAACTTATGCTCATTCTGAAAAACGTGAGGGAGAACAGTGTTAACAAAAGCGTGCCTGGGGGAGGGGGGTGTAATGGGGCAACAAGAAAAGATGAGTTAGACGTACTTTAAAGTAATCCAGGAACTGTCGGAGTGTCATCTCCTCCCCATTTGGTTGCAGCCCTGTCACCTCAAAGCGGTCCCACAGAGTCCAGTCAATTTCATAGTACTGCAAGGAATAAAATTCAGTAGTGTCACTAACAGCCATAGAGCATGTGTGTATTATCCATAAGACACTGAACACCACCATAATATTGTTATGAGGCATAAAGAGCAAGGTCGTCAATATAAAAAGTTGACATATTTCTCCTCAGCACACACTGATACCATCAGCGTGAGAAAGATGAGTTGAACTCATGTGCATCCAGGCAAACATTTACCTAATGCATCAGTATTAGCATGGCTGGATCATCATTGGAGCTTGACAACCTGTTCAACCACTGTCATGCAGTGATTgtgtattttatattatttccaTGCATATGAGATCCATAATTAATATACACATGAGCTTACCTTGTGTTTTGGAGCAGCAATGGGCTCAGAGAAGGCAAAGAAAGGTAGAGCTAAATTCATGAAGCCGTTTTTGAACGACTCCAGCTTCTTGTGTCCCTGGATAATCTTGAAGAGCTCCAAGCACACCAACCCAACCACTGCAGATGTAGTAGTGGCGATGGCTGGAATGATCTTGCCAGCAATTAATTTGCTCTAGAGTAGATGGCGACAAGAAAAAGGTTTTTAGTGAGATGATATTTGTGGACATCTGAGCAATAAGTTCAGTCGGGCTCTGTGCAATCATTTTTTCTTCTACTCAGGGGTAGTGTGTAATAGGTTTTCTGGGAACTGGGAGTGGGAATTGATGTGTTAACTGTAGTATGGTTTGATTGTATATGTGGGTAAAGACTTCGGGGTTATGTTTCTATGTTTATTGGAGTGTGATTGTCGCCTGTGCCTctcgtgtccaagacaaatttctcctaagggagacaataaagattcatCTTTATCTTATATAAAGTGTCAAGTGAAACAAGCAGAGTGCTGAATGGCTTAGAGggagtgagttttttttttaaataaccaaCCAGGTAAATCCCCCGTATCCCTAATCTGAGAAAACACCAGGATATCAACCAAATACAATGTCAGGTCTAAAACAAATGTTGCCCACCTTGTGTCTGTCTGCAGGCGGAATGTCGTAGTTCTCTGCTCTCAGGTTGGAAGCTGCCACGATGAAGTCCATGTGGTAGTTGGCGTCGTCATCCTGTTAACACACGAGCCAATCATAAAAACCAGTCAATCATCAGTGTAGGTTGACGttatataaaaaagggacaaaaatagTTAGCATggtacatttctccagaatggtCTATGATCCAAATAATTACTGTCAGTGGCTTTCTGTTCCTCCACCTGGAATGTTTTGGCTGATTGTATTAAACTAGCAGCTTtagatttctcttttttttttctaactgaTTCTGAATGATTAGTGATGTATATTCTTGTACTCTATATTGATACTTGTCCGTGTCTTCACAGCCAGAGGCAATTActgcaaataaattattttttcatattcTTCTCACCCATACGTTTACACGATGACCAAAACCAAACTTGGTGATATCACAGACACATCAGTAAGAGCACAGTTTTTACCTTTTCGAAGTCGACGGGGTTGAGTTTGAACGCGAAAGTCTCTGAAGAAGGCAACTGAGACTTCATCTCTTCCAGTTTGGAGTCGTCTGCTTAACAAGAAGTTCATAGTTTGATTTCTGCTACAGCATCCACATTATCAAATGATTCATGACTGCTGAAGTTGCACGTGTGTAAATTAAGAGCTTCTTACCAACAGAGGAATTGCTATTTTGCAGTTCCTGATCAGAGACATGGATTTTAACCCCTGAGCGAGGAGTAAAAGGTGGGATATTGATCTCCTGCAAGATCTTGACCACACCTTCACGGTCATTGTTGGTTCTTAGGCCGTACATTTGAGCAAAAAGGTTTGCACCTGCCATTACATAATCCATGTGCAGCTCCTAAAAACAAAAGCCAAAAATTCTCCTGAACTGAACAAAATAGTTAAGAACATAATATTGCAATTATAGGCACTTAATGATAAATCATACTTACATTACTAGTGCTGAAGTCTAAGGGGTGAGGACACCTCTTTGGGCCAGACCAGAAGGGGGCACCTGAGCTGGTGAGCTGAAAAAGATAATCAGTTTACATCCGTTATCTGCCAAGCAACCACATTCATGCAGTGTTTTGGTTTTaaggtaccgtattttcgcgaccattcggcgcaccgtgtggaaaggcgcaccctcatttttgtgtgtcatttttagatttaaaacatacatatggcgcaccgacccaaaaggcgcagtctacagagcagagctgcacacacgcgtgccgcaaaacacgccggccggaaaacacacacacccgctgcagaacgcacacacatgcagaacgcacacacaaacacacaagcgcttatttaaaaaatagagcgggagcaaaacctctgtttctgcattaaagagctccgctaattcagctgcgccagtccgaatttcctcggtgtcagtcactttctgcacaacagtaaataaacttttcataccccgttgtgcggatcctccaccgcgcagagcccgtctctccccagcggggtggagcagcgcgcgtcacagcggctttaaccgggaatgtgacctgttcggaccggctgggaccgaagccatccacctgtatgggagcaggggctcccggggaaagaccagcggcatttcggccggatctgccccggggatggtgcgccctggcccggcaaacccgcggcgggagcctggcggctcctgagcgcatcctctgcatcttggttaccggagatcaaaccgacagatttgcctgaaaatctcgcaggttgaagttgatccgacctgggacagacccctgaaatccctgctcctaaaGCGGGTGGGAACCAGGAGAATTTGATCTGATCCAGCTTCGGGAACCtggaagtcgggttgcagcagcgcgcgtcacagcggctttaaccgggaatgtgacctgttcggaccggccGACACCGAAGCCAtccacctgtatgggagcaggggctcccgcggaaagaccagcggcatttcggccggatctgccccggggagggtgcgccctggcccggcaaacccgcggcgggagcctggcggctcctgagcgcatcctctgcatcttggttactggagatcaaaccgacagatttgcctgaaaatctcgcaggttgaagttgatccgacctgggacagacccctgaaatctctgctcgcaaagcggccgggaaccaggtcatcggaccccgcttggggaaccaggaagtcggctgcagcagcgccgatcaccgcgctgctccagccgctgctttaaccggggaacgtggacggttccgaccagccgggaccggaggagcccgcctgcactgttgtaggggctcccggggaaagagcactggaatttcagccggatctgccccggggaaccggcgatcggacccgcaaacccacggcaggtgcttcctcggttcccgacatgcaaaacccacgcgcgctgcagaacaagtgtgcttatttaaatagagcggaagcaaaacttagtttgattgtattttatttcactttacacatcaagcaaatccttaaacgttttcatcatctgtttcgcattaatcagctcagtggagtctcattcacgtcgcaactcaccgGGGCTtcccccgcccccttctctttttaccattcacatggtggccggccttacattaccgtaattcaggtaatagacacggcgcaccgtttcttaaggcgcccggcacatttaaaaaaaaaaaaaaaaaaaaaagttgcgccttatggtcgcgaaaatacggtagactCAATATTTACCTGATCTGGGGGAAAGTTGTGCAATAGCTGACGGATGTTGTTGCTATATTGGCACTGCCAGTGGTTGCGAGCCCAGGCTACGCACTCGTCCCAGCTGTGCGGGCAGTCTGTGACAAGACACTTGTACACGGCCTCTAGCACCTCCAAAGGCTGAGCTCCTGGTAACTTCAGTGTACGCTCCATAAACTTAGGGTctctgaaagaagaaaaatcaccATAAAACCGTGTGAAGTGTTTACAAACATGAATACATGTTCTATTTAGCAAATTATGTTAACTGTTTTGCAAAAGTGTACCTAATCTTAAAAAGATGGGAACACTTGCAAATGAtaattaaatcaaatacatttgattgtCAACAACTGACTGATCCTTACCCTCCTTATTACTATGTAAGAATTGAAGGCATATTTTGGATAAGTTTTCGTTAAATAGCTCTTGCAGTAATTCATGTAGGTTTTGTTCACCAGGATACATTTGCCCCATTTTAAGACCTGAGATGGACTTCAAAAGTTTCCTTATCTTGTCCTGATACATTTGATTTTGTAGTAAAAAGAAATGTGTACTATTGTTTGACAGTATATAAGTACACTGATCCTTACAAAGTTCCTTTTGAAAGAAATGGAAAGTAACTTACGTGAGGTACTGCATGGCATTTTCTGGTGGCTGCTTGAACAGTCCCTCAAACTCATCACGAGCCCACTGAAAAGAAGAGGATAGCAGGTCAATAAGCAGATGAAAACCTACAGTCATCTTAGAACATGGTAGAATAATTTTTTTACTTAtctacttttatttctttcataTATATGATCAAAGATGTATTGTAATAGACTAATGTAATTAATCTGgttgcaaataaaatgtttagATGAATCTTCACATATAAACCAGTAATGACAGACAAATTGTTTACAATACATGGAAGACAGTCACCACTAGGTGGAGCCTCTGAGTAGGATGTACATGGAAATGTGTATGTACATATTTTACCAAATACAAACATAACTCATTAACATATACATTTAGTATGTGTAACAATGTCTTTAAGATTTACTTGCAGTATTTCAAAAGGAGACGAGAGTTAAACGTGGCATTCAGTAATAGAGCTTACTACTTACATGAGATCAATCTTTTAGTTAAGTTAAACACATTTGTTCTGACCTTATTTATCCCCATTATCTTTTTCCACAATAAATGGCATTTAGCACACCTTTGTCCATTGCAATTTACAAAAAGTGAAACACAATCAAGCCTATTACAAAGTGCAAGAAGGAAAACACAAAAGTACAGCTAGACGATCACCTTAAATAGAGAAGTTCAAAAGGAGTGTGGGGTTAGATTCTGTTAGGCAGTTAAGAGAAATGTGTTTAAGTTTCTTGAAGATTGAGAGGAACTCCACCAGTGTCGAACCGTCTGGTACTGCCAGTTGGCACTATAGGCACTATTGGCGCTTTGCCACTAGTACCAACTCGGCTCGACTCATCTCAACTTAACTTggcctagtttcttttccattacaATCCAGTAGCCGGATAAGAAGTATGCaggggttggagtgaagctgctatgacgtatttgattgtgacacaaacgaagaagaagaagaaaacaacactaaagatgtcaAATGTGGAGTAGATGGTATATGTGCTGTTTGGTCtttggcttgtgttcaatatcaggTGAAAAAAATTAGTAAGAGAATGCTTCAAGTCGTGaggtttttaattgttttttttacctcgtgtctgcactgctgaaaagtcagttgaTAGCTGTGAGCAGCTATGTACTGAGAAAGGTCCTGCTAGACCTTTTCATTCCTTATCGCCCCATCTACTGTAGATCCCTTGGAATTCTATCCTCAGCCACCAGATTTATGAATGTCCGAACAATCGGTGGCATGTAGTgtaatgatgtcagatacagctcgACTAAGCCctcttagaacctcggcagagtagttatagaaaagtggaaaagcgccaaaaccAAGTCTaggcgagtaggtactagtagcaAAGCGCCATATCAGGAGCACAATGACCTGAGAGTCTAAACCTGTATGACTGAGTTATAATAGGTGGAAGCTGACCCAGACATCACTTTGTAGAACAAACTTGATTTAAATTTGATTTGTGCTGCTACTGGTAACCAGTGCAAGCTATTGAGTAATGGTGTGACATGAGCCCCACAGACACTTCTGGACTATAGAAAAGGTTTCATTTTCTCCATCAAAAGTAACATCAGCCAATCCCTGAATCGTCCAGGAGTTTTAGCTTATAATTCATCCAAATGAAAACTCTGACTTTGATGGTTAAACATCTATGAATTAGCAAGTCTCTCACTGTACTTTGGTTATTTCAAACCCGTAACTGATGTGAACTGTACCACGAGTATTTTACAGTATGCTCAACTACTTACCTGCAGTGTATGCTCAATGGCATTTGGAAAGTTCTTGAGGGTACAGATGGGGATTGACTTCTCCGGTGGGTCTTGGCTTGAGCTGTATGACTCTGTCACGAATGGGATCACGACTTGGACATTGCCTTTGGTACCCAAGGTACCAGACTCCAGCAAGGGTTTACGGTAGTATACACAACGCCGGTCCATGTACATACCTAAACATTAGGGACAAGGAAAAAGTTAAAGATTTGTACACATGAACTTCTACAAATGTGAACACGCCAAATCTGATTTTATTAGTAAGTTCCTGCTTGGAAATAACCTTTGTTTGAATGGCATCAACTTACGTGCATCAACATTGTCCAACGCATTGGTGACTCCATCGAGGCTTTCAAAGAAGTCATCATCATAAACCCTCTCCGTGTCAGGGCCAACTCTGTTCTGATGACCTGTGATCCTGATGGATGGGTTCATCTTCTTTACCGCTGCAGCAGCTGTATCGCTCTTCATTTTCTATTTCCACATATAAAGGAAAGTTGTCATAAAAGACTAAACTTTTGTTAATAACCTGTACTCCTTTCTAGTAATTTTAACATCTGTAGGGACATTCCATAATATGGCCCGGAGCCAAATATGACAGCTGTCTTTGTTCTATAACATTATCCGTCttagcatttttatttttcagccaCTTGAAATAACGAATACATCAAAAAGCCTTCATGAGCAGCAAGCAACACACTTGGCCATCATTAAAACagaattattaatttttttaaatgtatatatatataaaaaaaaaaaaaaacagaatttgtttaacaaagaaaaatacaggtgAACTATAAATTACAAGCAGACAAGATGGGCTGATTTGATCAAAAAAATCAGTATGAATACCCTGCACGTGTATAAACCGGTTACAGCAGGGAGTGTAGAGCAGACATACAATACATttgttttcaacattttatCCTCTGAAAAAAGTTGATACTAACCGTAACGTCGGATGGTCTGAAGAGGAACTGTCTGTTGAGATTGGATTTCTCTATGGTGTCCATGTCAGTCACAATCACCTCACCCTCCCCGCCAGCCAGTCCAATCATGGCAAAGTTTTTCAACAACTCGCAGCCAATGGCACCAGCTCCAACCTGAGAGAATTGGAAATGTTTGTTATAAAAAGCTACAAGCATTGTCGATCCATGTTAAGACACCATGTGATATATGAATTTTACTATATGTCGCACACCATGAGGGGAAAACATTTTCTAATGTCTAAGGCTGTAAATCACTGTAAACAAGTCCCATATTCATATGCCCACTCTCTAGGTGAGTAAACAAAATGTTATCTCTGCAGGTGGGTTTAATAAACTGTTCCCGATAAAGAGCAGTATGTAGTTTTGTCTTTATTATGGATGTCAGGGAAACTTCGCAACAGCAACGTGACTGTTGGATATGCAAGAAGCTTCGTTTACTTGAGACGTGTGTATGTAAAGGATGCCTGATATCTATTGGCTCCAAAAAATATTGATCGGCATGGGAAGAAAattgatgtatttttttttataaataaaattggtcTGATAGATAAATTTAACCCGATAACAAAAAGGTGAAATTGCTTGCTGGCAGTTataggtttttaaaaacaaaacttgtTGCATTAGTTGCATCATCTGCCACATCTAACTGGTAGGACCCCAGAGAATGCCCCCCCTGTCTGCCCGACCAAAAATGAGCACCAACAGCACAACACTGGAGCCAACATGGCAGCATGATTAATTTTCTCATCGGCAGCAGATGACAGTCACTGCTGTTTGCAAAGAATAGTCACCCAAGATTCAGAAATTATTAAAGGAGACAACAGATTTTAACATATTATGGAGTGCCGATGTTACCTTTCAGCATTTGAAAACTTAGGTCAACGCCCTTTATTTCAcatttgaattaaattaaacaaagaCTAATTTCATTCACTAACGTATCTGTATCAGCCATACAGAAGCAGTTAATTATTGGTTTGGCTAAATTTTTTATAACCCTTCTATATAATATACATAAATGagaatttgattttattttcaaacctccatgagccacAAGAGACCAGAGGAAGTGCTGGAAAATGTTCCATTGGCTGACTCACCAGGAAGTAGCGCTGTTTGCCAAGCAGGTCCTGGAGCTTGGTGCCAAATACTGCAATCTGCCCATCATATCGGGAGTTCCTCTAAGAGAAGCATACAGAAGCAGAAAAACAAGCTATTATAGTCCACCTTCATAATATAAATCAATTTTCACTAAAGTGCGCTTGATCTTGTCTGTACACCTACAGGGGCACACTCTTCTTCTGTGAGCACGACTTCCTCTTCAGACAGGCACTCCAAGGCATCAAAGTACAGCCACTGCATTACAGGCATAAATTTCCCTGTACATgcctaaaacaacaaaaattatgTTTAGTATTAAGATTTAACAGTGAAAAATAATTTATACAACATCACAGGAACTTAAGAGTACATGTACTCTTCTAAAGTAAAAATAACTATAGGAGATATTTTAGGACTACATAACCAACTTAAATTTTCCACACAGCTTTACACTTACCTTCATTACTTCTTGTGCAGCGATACCCCCAATGAAGGCATTGATAGGGGCAAGATCCCCAGCAGCTAAATATGACAACTTTTTGATAAGAGCTTCATCCAGCTCCTCCACCTTGGCAGAACCTGTCTGAGCAGAGTTCAGCTCCTTGGACAAAGTCAATAGCTCCTCACCATCAGCCTGGAAAACAACAttcagcattaaaaaaaaaaaaaccaactaaCTAACTCAAATGCACTCACTTTTAACACTTTCGCACAGAGCTTCATAATTTTTCATTTCGAATTACGGatgaattttagttttttgtattttacaaTTGCAGTTGCTTATATTAAAATCAATGCATTATTAATTTTAGGATGGGCATTTAAACAAACACTCCAGGAATACAGGAGTCTGAACTCGGGCAAACCAAAATATTTCAGGACATCAAAACACCTTCAAAATACTAATATCTAACAAAGTATCCTCTTCGTCATGCATGACATGTACCTTGCCCCATGGTGTAGGAAGGCGGTTGTGTTTCTTCTGGAAGGCATGGATAGCCTGGAAGCCCAAATGCAGCTGCCCTGGACGCTCAAACTTGCCAAAATCGGTCAACACAAACTCTGGCTCGGCCGTGGATGAGGAGATGGA
This is a stretch of genomic DNA from Cololabis saira isolate AMF1-May2022 chromosome 12, fColSai1.1, whole genome shotgun sequence. It encodes these proteins:
- the uba1 gene encoding ubiquitin-like modifier-activating enzyme 1 isoform X2; this encodes MSSSPLSKKRRLSGTETKTGSHCSSSNSVRTDLSHTPANGMAKNGNDAEIDEGLYSRQLYVLGHEAMKRMQNSNVLISGMRGLGVEIAKNVILGGVRSVTVHDHGVAEWRDLSSQFYLREEDLGKNRADVSQPRLAELNSYVPVTTHTGALTEDYLTKFQVVVLTDSTMDEQIRLGEFCHSKSIKLVIADTRGLFGQLFCDFGEEMMVYDTNGEQPLSAMISMITKDNQGVVTCLDEARHGFESGDYVTFTEIQGMTELNGCKPVEIKVLGPYTFSICDTTGFTDYVRGGIVSQVKMGKKIKFKSISSSTAEPEFVLTDFGKFERPGQLHLGFQAIHAFQKKHNRLPTPWGKADGEELLTLSKELNSAQTGSAKVEELDEALIKKLSYLAAGDLAPINAFIGGIAAQEVMKACTGKFMPVMQWLYFDALECLSEEEVVLTEEECAPRNSRYDGQIAVFGTKLQDLLGKQRYFLVGAGAIGCELLKNFAMIGLAGGEGEVIVTDMDTIEKSNLNRQFLFRPSDVTKMKSDTAAAAVKKMNPSIRITGHQNRVGPDTERVYDDDFFESLDGVTNALDNVDARMYMDRRCVYYRKPLLESGTLGTKGNVQVVIPFVTESYSSSQDPPEKSIPICTLKNFPNAIEHTLQWARDEFEGLFKQPPENAMQYLTDPKFMERTLKLPGAQPLEVLEAVYKCLVTDCPHSWDECVAWARNHWQCQYSNNIRQLLHNFPPDQLTSSGAPFWSGPKRCPHPLDFSTSNELHMDYVMAGANLFAQMYGLRTNNDREGVVKILQEINIPPFTPRSGVKIHVSDQELQNSNSSVDDSKLEEMKSQLPSSETFAFKLNPVDFEKDDDANYHMDFIVAASNLRAENYDIPPADRHKSKLIAGKIIPAIATTTSAVVGLVCLELFKIIQGHKKLESFKNGFMNLALPFFAFSEPIAAPKHKYYEIDWTLWDRFEVTGLQPNGEEMTLRQFLDYFKNEHKLEITMLSQGVSMLYSFFMPAAKLKERLDLPMTEIVTKVSKKKLGKHVKALVFELCCNDLSDEDVEVPYVRYTIR
- the uba1 gene encoding ubiquitin-like modifier-activating enzyme 1 isoform X1 — protein: MSSSPLSKKRRLSGTETKTGSHCSSSNSVRTDLSHTPANGMAKNGNDAEIDEGLYSRQLYVLGHEAMKRMQNSNVLISGMRGLGVEIAKNVILGGVRSVTVHDHGVAEWRDLSSQFYLREEDLGKNRADVSQPRLAELNSYVPVTTHTGALTEDYLTKFQVVVLTDSTMDEQIRLGEFCHSKSIKLVIADTRGLFGQLFCDFGEEMMVYDTNGEQPLSAMISMITKDNQGVVTCLDEARHGFESGDYVTFTEIQGMTELNGCKPVEIKVLGPYTFSICDTTGFTDYVRGGIVSQVKMGKKIKFKSISSSTAEPEFVLTDFGKFERPGQLHLGFQAIHAFQKKHNRLPTPWGKADGEELLTLSKELNSAQTGSAKVEELDEALIKKLSYLAAGDLAPINAFIGGIAAQEVMKACTGKFMPVMQWLYFDALECLSEEEVVLTEEECAPRNSRYDGQIAVFGTKLQDLLGKQRYFLVGAGAIGCELLKNFAMIGLAGGEGEVIVTDMDTIEKSNLNRQFLFRPSDVTKMKSDTAAAAVKKMNPSIRITGHQNRVGPDTERVYDDDFFESLDGVTNALDNVDARMYMDRRCVYYRKPLLESGTLGTKGNVQVVIPFVTESYSSSQDPPEKSIPICTLKNFPNAIEHTLQWARDEFEGLFKQPPENAMQYLTDPKFMERTLKLPGAQPLEVLEAVYKCLVTDCPHSWDECVAWARNHWQCQYSNNIRQLLHNFPPDQLTSSGAPFWSGPKRCPHPLDFSTSNELHMDYVMAGANLFAQMYGLRTNNDREGVVKILQEINIPPFTPRSGVKIHVSDQELQNSNSSVADDSKLEEMKSQLPSSETFAFKLNPVDFEKDDDANYHMDFIVAASNLRAENYDIPPADRHKSKLIAGKIIPAIATTTSAVVGLVCLELFKIIQGHKKLESFKNGFMNLALPFFAFSEPIAAPKHKYYEIDWTLWDRFEVTGLQPNGEEMTLRQFLDYFKNEHKLEITMLSQGVSMLYSFFMPAAKLKERLDLPMTEIVTKVSKKKLGKHVKALVFELCCNDLSDEDVEVPYVRYTIR